TTCGGGTGGACGGAGACCAGCGCGTCCGTGTTCGCGGCGATCTCGCGCAGGTGGGGGCGCAGCAGATCAGCGCCCAGCGCGCAGTTCAGACCCAGGCTGAACAGGTTCGCGTGCCCGGTGCTGATCGCGAATGCTTCCGGCGTCTGCCCGCTCAGCGTACGCCCGGATGCGTCTGTGATCGTGCCCGACAGCATGACCGGCAGGGTCTTTCCGGTGCGCGCGAAGGCCTCCTCGCAGGCGAACAGTGCCGCCTTGGCGTTCAGGGTGTCGAACACGGTTTCGAGCAGCAGCAGGTCCGCGCCGCCCTCGATCAGGCCCTCGGCGGCCTCGGTATACGCAGCCACCAGATCGTCGTAGGTGACGTTGCGGAACTCCGGGCGTTCCACGTCCGGCGAGAGGGTCGCGGTGCGGTTCGTCGGGCCGATGCTCCCCGCCACCCAGCGCGGCCTGCCATCACGGGCCGTGAACTCGTCGGCCACCTCGCGCGCCAGCCGCGTGCCCTGCACGTTCATCTCGCGCGCCAGCGCCTCTGTGCCGTAATCCGCCTGACTGATCGTCGTGGAATTGAAGGTGTTCGTGCTGGCGATATCCGCGCCCGCCTCGAAGTACGCCCGGTGCACGGCGCGGATCACGTCCGGCTTCGTCAGTTGCAGCAGGTCGAAGTTCCCCCGGTACATCCGCATGGGATCGGCCCCGTCCCAGCGGAAGTCGGCCTCGGTCAGTCCGGCCTGCTGGAGTTGCGTGCCCCACGCTCCGTCCAGAATCAGGATTCTCTTGCGCGCCTCGGCGCGAATGTCCGTGCTCATGGTCCACCCCTGTACTGCAGAAGGCCGCCCGGTGGCGGCCATGGAAAGTCCTTGCGCGAGTGCTGCGCCGCTTCTGGGCCATCGTCCCCGCTCGCGCCATCGTCAGCGCACCCACGCGGGTCTCTTCTGAAAGCACCGTTGCCGCAATGAGGGCCGGTTGCCTCGCCATCACAGGGCAGAAAATCCCCTCCGGCGATTCTGGATGACCGCGCCCGGCGGGCACGATACGGGCAGCATAGCGCACCCCCACCCCAGCAAAAGGGGGGTGGAGTGGACAGGCGCCCCTACCCGACCGTGCCCTGCGCCGCCGGGTACGACCCGATGATCTTCGCGTAACTGGCCTTACGCAGCACCCCCGCCAGCGCCTGCGCCACGCGCGGATCACGGGCGTCCCCCTCGATATCCACGTACATCAGGTAACTCCAGGCGCGGTCCCGGCGCGGACGGCTCTCGATGCGGCTCAGGTTCAGGCCGCGCAGCTCGTTCAGCGTCTCGACCAGGAAGCCCGGCGTGTGCCGCACCGCGAACACCAGACTCGTCTTGTGCGGCGCGTCGCTCGGCGCGGGCTCCGTACGCGACAGCACCATGAACCGCGTGAAGTTGTACGGCTCGTCCTCGATCTCGCGTTGCAGGACGTTCAGGCCGTACAGTTCCGCCGCGCGGCTGCTGGCGATCGCCGCGAGGTCCCGCTCGCCGCTCTGCGCGAGGTTCTTGGCACTTCCGGCCGTGTCGTGCGCCGCGACCGGCTGCCACCCGTGCTTGCGGATCAGGACGGTGCACTGATCCAGCGCCGGCTGCTGACTCGCCACGCGCCGGATGTCCTCCAGCGCCACGCCGGGCAGCGCCATCAGGCAGTGCGACACCCGCACCACGACCTCACCGGACACGTGCAGGTCCGTGTCGGTCAGCACGTCGATCGCCTGATGAATGGCGCCCATCAGGCTGTTCTCGACCGGCAGCACCCCGAAATCCGCCTCGCCTGCCTCCACGGCCCGCGCGACCTCATGAAAGGTCGGGTAGCCGCGCGTATCCACGTCCCGGCCCTCGCCCAGCGCACTCAGCGCGGCAATCTCGCCGTAGGAACCGGGGTTGCCCTGAAAGGCGATCGTCAGGCGGGAGGCGCTTGTGCTCATGCGCCCGAGGCTAGCGCACCGCGTTCCATCACACGGCACCGGCGCTTAGACGTGCGTACAGTGAGCAGCGTGACCCTGACCATGCCCGACCCGATCCTGGATCTGGACGCCTGCTCGCTGGCCGCCGCCACCCGCCGCGGCGACCTGACCGCCAGCGAGGCCGTCCGCACCTACCTGAGCCGCCTGAACGCCCTGAACCCCGCCCTGCGCGCCGTGATCACCGTCAACCCCGCCGCGCAGGCCGACGCCGACACCCTGGACACCCTGAGCGCCGACCGGCGCGGCCCGCTGCACGGCGTGCCCATCCTGATCAAGGACAACATCGACGTGGCCGGCCTGCCCACCACCGCCGGAAGCCTGCTGCTGCGCGCGCACGTCCCCACGCACGACGCGCCGCTCGTCGCGCGCCTGCGGGCCGCCGGGGCCGTGATTCTCGGCAAGGCCAACATGACCGAATGGGCGAACTTCATGACCGTCGGCATGCGCAACGGGTACTCCAGCATGGGCGGGCAGACCGTCAACCCCTGGCAGGCAGACCGGGACACCGGCGGCAGCAGCAGCGGCAGTGGCGTGGCCGTCGCCGCGCGCCTGTGCGCCGCCGCCATCGGCACCGAAACCAGCGGCAGCATCGTCAGTCCCGCCCACCAGAACGGCATGATCGGCCTGAAACCCACCCTGGGCCTCGTGCCCCGCACCGGTATCGTTCCCATCAGCCACAGCCAGGACACCGCCGGACCCATCACCCGCAGCGCCCGCGACGCCGCCCTGATCCTGACCGTGATCGCCGGACCCGACCCGCACGACGAGTCCAGCCGCCTCCTGCCCGTCCCGGACCTCCAGATCCGCGAGACGGCCCTCAACGGCGCGCACGTCGGCCTCATCCGGGACGAACCGCACGTCAGTCCGGCCGAGCAGGCCGCGTTCGACCACATCGCCGCGCTCCTGACCGACCTGAACGCCACCACCCACGACCAGACGTTCCCCACCCGCGCCGAACTCGACGGGACCGGCTGGAACATGGAAGTCCTCGAATACGAATTCGCCAGTGACCTGAACGCCTACCTCGCGGGCGTCACCGACGGCCCCCGCAGCCTCCGCGAGGTCATCGACGCGGGCGACCGCGACCCCGAACGCCTGCTGCGCTACGGGCAGACCCTGCTGCACGCCGCGCAGGGCACCCGCGGCGACACCAGCGAAACCAACTACCGCCGCGCCCGCGCCCGCGACCTGCGCCTGACCCGCACCCGGGGTTTCGATCAACTGTTCGCCGAGGGCCTCGATCTGCTGGTCTTTCCCGGCATTCACGGCTGCGCCCTGGCCGCCAAGGCCGGTTACCCCAGCCTCGCGCTGCCCGTCACCCCTCCCGGCACCGACACCGGCGCGCCCCCCAGCGGCGTCCTGCTGGTCGCCCCCGCCGGACAGGACGGCCGCCTGCTGTCCCTGGCTGCCCACCTGAACCGCGAACTGGGCGGCGTGCGCTTCCCGGCCATGTAGGAGGGAAGTGGGGAGTGGCTGGCCCTGACATGGCCGGCCTTGACGTAACTGGCCTTGACGTGGCCGGCCGGGCCGCGCACACGCTGTTGACCATCAGCCATCAGCCATCAGCCATCAGCCATCAGCCATCAGCCATCAGCCATCAACCTACTTCTGCGTGTCGATCTGGATGGTTCCGGCGTGCAGGCGGGCGACTTCGGCAGTGGGTTGGTCCTCGCGGTGGCGCATGTTGCTGAGGCTGCTGCCTTCGGGGGCGCGGGCGACGGCGTTTCCGATGCGCAGTTGCGGGCTGGCGATGGGTCTGGCCCACACGATGGCGTCGCTGTGGCCGCCCTGCCCGGCGTGCGCGAGGCCACGCAGCGCGCCGATGACGATCACGTCCCCTCCGGCCATGACTTCCGCGCCGGGGTTCACGTCGCCCAGCACGATCACGCTGCCGGGGTACTCGCCCCGGAATCCGGCGCGCAGGGTGTGCGGCACGATCACGGTGCGCCCGCCGGGCAGACCGGCCGCCGGTGCGGGCGCGGCCGGTGCGGCTGCCGGCAGGGTGGGGGGGGTGGGCGCGGGTATGGCGGCGCTGGCAGTCGGGGCGGGCGGGGCGGGCTGGCGGGCGGCGCGGACCCGGCCCGGCGTGCCCCCGGCGGCGCGGATGTGCAGCAGGGCTTCTTCCAGTGCGGCCGGGTCCACGTCCGACTGGAGTTCCAGCGTGATCTGCCCGGTCAGCAGCGCGGCGCGCACGCCGAGTGCCTCGGCGACCGACCCGGCCGTGTCCGTGGGTTCCAGCAGGAGGTTCATGCCGCCAAGCGTGCCGCGCAACTTCATGAGGCCAATCTAGAGCATCCGCGCCCCCCGACCGGCCCGCGCGGGCGGCGGTGCGGGCCGCGCTGGACCCGGTCCAGGGTGAGGTGGGAGTGCCCGTGCCGGAGGGCCTTTCTGAGAGGTCGGCTCAGGTGGCGTTCACGCTCGCACGGAACGTGTGCGGACCTGCCGCGCACGGGTGCGGGGGATGGTGTACCATGAGCCTCATGCTTTTCAAGGAGAACACCTTTGGTGCAGCTTGATTCCGGCGCGGTCGTGGAGGGCCGCGTAACGCGCGTGACCGACTTCGGCGCGTTCATCCAGTTCGAGAACGGCGAGACGGGTCTCGTGCACATCTCGCAGATCGCTCACTCGTTCGTGCGCAACATTCACGACCACGTCCGCGAAGGCGAGAACGTGGAAGTGAAAGTCCTG
The genomic region above belongs to Deinococcus seoulensis and contains:
- a CDS encoding prephenate dehydratase yields the protein MSTSASRLTIAFQGNPGSYGEIAALSALGEGRDVDTRGYPTFHEVARAVEAGEADFGVLPVENSLMGAIHQAIDVLTDTDLHVSGEVVVRVSHCLMALPGVALEDIRRVASQQPALDQCTVLIRKHGWQPVAAHDTAGSAKNLAQSGERDLAAIASSRAAELYGLNVLQREIEDEPYNFTRFMVLSRTEPAPSDAPHKTSLVFAVRHTPGFLVETLNELRGLNLSRIESRPRRDRAWSYLMYVDIEGDARDPRVAQALAGVLRKASYAKIIGSYPAAQGTVG
- a CDS encoding amidase family protein gives rise to the protein MTLTMPDPILDLDACSLAAATRRGDLTASEAVRTYLSRLNALNPALRAVITVNPAAQADADTLDTLSADRRGPLHGVPILIKDNIDVAGLPTTAGSLLLRAHVPTHDAPLVARLRAAGAVILGKANMTEWANFMTVGMRNGYSSMGGQTVNPWQADRDTGGSSSGSGVAVAARLCAAAIGTETSGSIVSPAHQNGMIGLKPTLGLVPRTGIVPISHSQDTAGPITRSARDAALILTVIAGPDPHDESSRLLPVPDLQIRETALNGAHVGLIRDEPHVSPAEQAAFDHIAALLTDLNATTHDQTFPTRAELDGTGWNMEVLEYEFASDLNAYLAGVTDGPRSLREVIDAGDRDPERLLRYGQTLLHAAQGTRGDTSETNYRRARARDLRLTRTRGFDQLFAEGLDLLVFPGIHGCALAAKAGYPSLALPVTPPGTDTGAPPSGVLLVAPAGQDGRLLSLAAHLNRELGGVRFPAM
- a CDS encoding septum site-determining protein MinC, with the protein product MKLRGTLGGMNLLLEPTDTAGSVAEALGVRAALLTGQITLELQSDVDPAALEEALLHIRAAGGTPGRVRAARQPAPPAPTASAAIPAPTPPTLPAAAPAAPAPAAGLPGGRTVIVPHTLRAGFRGEYPGSVIVLGDVNPGAEVMAGGDVIVIGALRGLAHAGQGGHSDAIVWARPIASPQLRIGNAVARAPEGSSLSNMRHREDQPTAEVARLHAGTIQIDTQK